Proteins from a genomic interval of Lycium ferocissimum isolate CSIRO_LF1 chromosome 2, AGI_CSIRO_Lferr_CH_V1, whole genome shotgun sequence:
- the LOC132047941 gene encoding probable pectinesterase/pectinesterase inhibitor 46, with amino-acid sequence MASLNPWGKLDEVQNERLMARRKTRKRIAIIAISSIVLVSIIVGAVVGGVSNNKNKTSQNDNVSSIASTIRAVCNLTLYPDSCISSLSPYAAKGNSLKPQDIYKMSILVALNELSGASDKFFKSENFKNINDPAAAKALETCHELLSLAFDHLNDTLSVAESSLLDAFDDLRTWLSSAGTYQQTCIDSFENVTLSKAAGQNLKNSTEYTSNSLALISSLENSITSLGGAIGKRRLMGFGDDQYPSWLSSNDRKLLQKSAAKIKVNIVVARDGSGKYKTIKAAIKAAPEKSKKRFVIYVKKGIYKENVRIEKAKWNIMIIGDGKDATIVTGNRNFIDGTPTFQSATFAVFGKGFVARDIGFVNTAGAAKHQAVALMSTADESVFYRCKMDAFQDTLYPHSNRQFYRECNIYGTVDFIFGNSAVVLQNCNILPRKPMSGQQNTITAQGKVDPNQNTGISIQNCTVKPWGNLTGINTFLGRPWKNYSTTVFMQSNLGGFIHPTGWMPWVGTTAPNTIFYAEYKNIGAGANTKNRVNWKGLKLRLTSKIVSKFTVKPFIQGDKWLPAAGIPFKAGL; translated from the exons ATGGCATCTCTTAATCCATGGGGAAAGCTCGACGAAGTACAAAATGAAAGGCTCATGGCACGTCGAAAGACGAGGAAGAGAATCGCAATTATTGCCATATCTTCCATTGTTCTTGTGTCCATCATTGTGGGTGCTGTTGTTGGTGGTGTttccaacaacaaaaacaaaacttCCCAAAATGATAATGTGTCGTCAATTGCCTCAACCATTAGAGCAGTATGCAATCTAACCTTGTATCCAGACTCTTGTATCTCCAGCCTTTCCCCATATGCTGCCAAAGGCAATTCTCTCAAACCTCAAGACATCTACAAGATGTCCATTTTAGTCGCCCTCAACGAGCTCTCTGGTGCCTCCGACAAGTTCTTCAAGAGTGAGAATTTCAAGAACATTAATGATCCGGCAGCTGCCAAAGCTCTCGAGACTTGCCACGAGCTTTTATCCCTTGCGTTTGATCACTTGAATGACACATTGTCAGTTGCTGAAAGCTCGTTACTCGATGCCTTTGATGATCTAAGGACATGGTTGAGCTCTGCCGGGACTTATCAGCAGACTTGCATTGATAGTTTCGAAAATGTCACTTTAAGCAAAGCTGCAGGACAGAATTTGAAGAACTCCACCGAGTACACCAGCAACAGCTTAGCACTTATAAGCTCCTTAGAAAATTCCATTACCAGCTTAGGCGGTGCTATCGGAAAGAGGCGTTTGATGGGATTTGGCGATGATCAGTACCCGAGCTGGTTATCGTCAAATGACAGGAAATTGCTGCAGAAATCAGCAGCAAAGATAAAGGTGAATATAGTAGTGGCTAGAGATGGTTCAGGGAAGTACAAGACCATTAAGGCTGCAATAAAAGCTGCACCAGAGAAGAGCAAGAAGAGATTTGTGATCTATGTGAAAAAGGGTATTTACAAAGAGAATGTGAGGATTGAGAAGGCTAAATGGAACATTATGATCATTGGTGATGGAAAAGATGCTACCATCGTTACTGGTAACCGTAACTTCATTGATGGAACACCTACATTCCAAAGTGCCACATTCG CGGTGTTTGGTAAGGGATTTGTGGCTCGCGATATTGGATTCGTTAACACAGCTGGTGCAGCCAAGCATCAAGCAGTTGCCTTGATGTCAACCGCAGATGAATCAGTCTTCTACCGCTGCAAAATGGACGCTTTCCAAGACACTCTTTACCCTCATTCCAACAGACAATTCTACAGAGAATGCAATATCTATGGAACAGTCGACTTCATTTTCGGAAACTCAGCCGTAGTCCTCCAGAACTGCAACATTCTTCCAAGAAAACCAATGAGTGGGCAACAAAATACCATCACAGCTCAAGGCAAAGTTGATCCAAACCAAAACACTGGAATTTCAATCCAGAACTGTACCGTTAAGCCCTGGGGAAACCTTACTGGCATCAACACTTTCTTAGGGAGGCCATGGAAGAATTACTCAACAACTGTTTTCATGCAATCAAACTTGGGAGGCTTCATTCATCCAACTGGATGGATGCCATGGGTTGGAACCACAGCTCCAAATACCATATTTTATGCTGAGTATAAAAACATTGGAGCTGGGGCTAACACAAAGAACAGAGTTAATTGGAAAGGCTTGAAATTGAGACTTACAAGCAAAATAGTAAGCAAGTTTACAGTTAAACCTTTCATTCAGGGAGACAAATGGCTTCCGGCAGCCGGGATTCCATTTAAGGCTGGCCTTTGA